The genomic DNA GCCCTCCAAAAGAAGAACTTCCTATCTATTTTGGCTATTTCCCTGTTGCTGTCTCAAACAGAGGAGAAAGCGGACGTTTTTCATGAATACGGATAATCGCATCCGCCAATAAATCCGCAGTAGAAATTTGCTCAATCTTATCAATCAAACGATCTTCAGGAATCTCAATCGTATCCAAAACAACCAGCTTCTCAATAGCCGACCGACTAATATTATCCATAGCAGGCCCAGACAAAACAGGGTGAGTACAAGAAGCATAAACCGCTGTTGCTCCCGCATCTGCAAGAGCATCTGCCGCATGACAGATGGTTCCAGCCGTATCAATCATATCATCAATCAAGATACACGTTTTACCATCAATATTACCAATAATGTTCATCACCTCGGAAGTGTTCATCTTATCCACACTCCGACGCTTATCAATAATGGCAATCGGTGTTTTCAAGAATTGAGCCAATTTACGCGCCCTAGTCACACCACCATGGTCAGGAGAAACAACAACATATCCTTCTCCCGTCATCCCTCGACGCTCAAAATAATCCGCAATCAAGGGCGCTCCCATCAAGTGATCCACAGGAATATCAAAGAATCCCTGGATT from Streptococcus oriscaviae includes the following:
- a CDS encoding ribose-phosphate diphosphokinase — translated: MAFNDLKLFALSSNQKLAATVAQKIGIPLGKSTVRQFSDGEIQVNIEESIRGSHVFILQSTSSPVNDNLMEILIMVDALKRASAESVNVVIPYYGYARQDRKARSREPITSKLVANMLEIAGVNRLLTIDLHAAQIQGFFDIPVDHLMGAPLIADYFERRGMTGEGYVVVSPDHGGVTRARKLAQFLKTPIAIIDKRRSVDKMNTSEVMNIIGNIDGKTCILIDDMIDTAGTICHAADALADAGATAVYASCTHPVLSGPAMDNISRSAIEKLVVLDTIEIPEDRLIDKIEQISTADLLADAIIRIHEKRPLSPLFETATGK